Proteins encoded by one window of Terriglobales bacterium:
- a CDS encoding diaminopimelate decarboxylase, producing the protein REKYLEVAGVSAHIGSQITAFAPFAAMARRLASLVRVLRADGHRIDYLDLGGGLGIPYRSGREAASLFAAYARAVTQPLRGLKVHLLLEPGRALVGPAGALLTRVLYLKRDGRRHFLVVDAAMNDLLRPALYDAYHEIVPVDLSPKAGVILSGLQPAKDLARTTGTFDVVGPICETGDFLGRSRRLPTPAPGDLLAVLDTGAYGMSLASNYNSRPLAAEVLVEGARARLIRRRQRIADLLREET; encoded by the coding sequence CGGGAGAAGTACCTGGAAGTCGCCGGGGTCAGCGCCCACATCGGCTCGCAGATCACCGCGTTCGCGCCCTTTGCCGCGATGGCCCGCCGCCTGGCCAGTCTGGTCCGCGTGCTGCGCGCCGACGGCCACCGCATCGACTACCTCGACCTCGGTGGCGGCTTGGGGATCCCTTATCGAAGCGGGCGGGAAGCCGCCTCCTTGTTCGCCGCCTACGCCCGCGCCGTCACCCAGCCTCTACGCGGTTTGAAGGTCCACCTGTTGCTGGAGCCGGGGCGAGCCCTGGTGGGGCCGGCAGGTGCCCTCCTCACTCGCGTGCTCTATCTCAAGCGCGACGGCCGCCGCCACTTCCTGGTGGTGGACGCCGCCATGAACGACCTCCTTCGCCCCGCTCTCTACGACGCCTACCACGAGATCGTGCCGGTAGACCTTTCTCCCAAAGCAGGCGTCATCCTGAGCGGGCTTCAGCCCGCGAAGGATCTCGCGCGCACTACCGGGACCTTTGACGTGGTCGGGCCCATCTGCGAAACCGGCGACTTCCTGGGCCGCAGCCGGCGCCTGCCCACGCCCGCCCCTGGCGACCTGCTGGCCGTGCTCGACACCGGCGCCTACGGCATGTCCCTCGCTTCCAACTACAACTCCCGCCCGCTGGCCGCCGAGGTGCTGGTAGAGGGCGCGCGCGCCCGCCTCATCCGCCGCCGGCAGCGCATCGCGGACTTGCTGCGGGAGGAGACCTAG